The proteins below are encoded in one region of Ochotona princeps isolate mOchPri1 chromosome 24, mOchPri1.hap1, whole genome shotgun sequence:
- the LOC101530199 gene encoding LOW QUALITY PROTEIN: sulfotransferase 1A1 (The sequence of the model RefSeq protein was modified relative to this genomic sequence to represent the inferred CDS: inserted 1 base in 1 codon; deleted 1 base in 1 codon; substituted 1 base at 1 genomic stop codon) encodes MELIRDTSRPPLEYVKGVPLIKYFAEAMGPLQSFEAXPDDLLISTYPKSGTTWVXLDMIYQGGDQQKCSRALIYIRVPFLEFKAPGTPSGMETLKETPAPRILKTHLPLALLPQTLLDQKVKAVPVHPFPSPYLAHNTKDVAVSYYNFYNMAKVHPHPGTWDNFLEKFMSGDVSYGSWYQHVWEWWELHHTHPLLYLFYEDVKKNPKEIRKILEFVGRSLPEEAVDHIVKCTSFKEMKANPMTNYSTLPSSIMDHSVSPFMRKGVAGDWKTTFTVAQSEHFEAHYAHKMADCDLPFCSEL; translated from the exons ATGGAGCTCATCCGGGATACGTCCCGC CCCCCGCTGGAATACGTGAAAGGGGTCCCACTCATCAAGTACTTTGCAGAGGCGATGGGGCCACTGCAGAGCTTTGAGGCCTAGCCGGACGACCTGCTCATCAGCACCTACCCCAAGTCCG GCACCACCTGGG AGCTGGACATGATCTACCAGGGCGGTGACCAGCAGAAGTGTTCCCGGGCCCTCATCTACATCCGGGTGCCCTTCTTAGAATTCAAAGCCCCCGGGACCCCCTCAG GTATGGAGACTCTCAAAGAAACCCCGGCCCCACGGATCCTCAAGACGCACCTGCCACTGGCCCTGCTCCCCCAGACTCTGCTGGATCAGAAGGTCAAG GCTGTCCCTGTacaccccttcccctctccttacCTCGCACATAACACAAAGGATGTGGCTGTCTCCTACTACAACTTTTATAATATGGCCAAAGTGCACCCTCATCCCGGAACCTGGGACAACTTCCTGGAGAAGTTCATGTCTGGGGATG TGTCCTATGGCTCCTGGTACCAGCACGTGTGGGAGTGGTGGGAGCTGCACCACACCCACCCTTTGCTCTACCTCTTCTATGAGGACGTGAAAAAG AACCCCAAGGAGATCAGGAAGATCCTGGAGTTTGTGGGGCGCTCCCTGCCAGAGGAGGCTGTGGACCACATCGTCAAGTGCACATCCTTCAAGGAGATGAAGGCCAACCCCATGACCAACTACAGCACGCTGCCCTCCAGCATCATGGACCACAGCGTCTCCCCCTTCATGAGGAAAG GTGTGGCGGGGGACTGGAAGACCACCTTCACTGTGGCCCAAAGCGAGCACTTCGAGGCCCACTACGCCCACAAGATGGCTGACTGTGACCTCCCCTTCTGCTCAGAGCTGTGA
- the SLX1A gene encoding structure-specific endonuclease subunit SLX1 yields MSPVEAAVKPGRFFGVYLLYCLNPRHRGRVYVGFTVNPARRVRQHNGGRKKGGAWRTSGRGPWEMVLIVHGFPSAVAALRFEWAWQHPHASRRLAHVGPRQRSEASFAFHLRVLAQMLRAPPWTRLPLTLRWLRADFRQELCPPPPPHMPLSFGPPPPRALAPRRCAGTLADTEPSPEAQQESEVSCTLCFRALQDAEGPLCCPHPGCGLKAHVICLAEEFLREEPEQLVPLEGQCPSCQSSLLWGDLVWLSRTGIGEDDDGSEAEEEHWTDLLET; encoded by the exons ATGAGCCCCGTGGAGGCCGCGGTCAAGCCGGGGCGCTTCTTCGGCGTCTACCTCCTCTACTGCCTGAACCCTCGGCATCGGGGCCGCGTCTACGTGGGGTTTACTGTCAACCCTGCTCGTCGGGTCAGGCAGCACAACGGGGGCCGTAAGAAGGGCGGGGCCTGGCGCACCAGCGGACGAGGGCCTTG GGAGATGGTGCTCATCGTGCATGGCTTCCCGTCTGCGGTGGCAGCCCTCCGG TTCGAATGGGCCTGGCAGCACCCGCATGCCTCGCGCCGCCTAGCGCACGTGGGGCCGCGCCAGCGCAGCGAGGCCTCCTTCGCCTTCCACCTGCGTGTGCTGGCGCAGATGCTGCGCGCGCCGCCCTGGACGCGCCTCCCGCTCACGCTGCGCTGGCTGCGGGCCGACTTCCGCCAGGAGCTGTGCCCACCGCCCCCGCCACACATGCCACTCTCTTTcgggccacccccaccccgggccTTGGCTCCGAGGCGCTGCGCAGGGACCCTTGCGGACACGGAGCCCTCGCCTGAAGCGCAGCAGGAATCTGAGGTCTCCTGCACCCTGTGCTTTCGGGCGCTGCAG GATGCAGAGGGTCCCCTGTGCTGCCCGCACCCTGGATGCGGCCTGAAGGCCCACGTGATTTGCCTGGCGGAAGAGTTCTTGCGGGAAGAACCAGAACAGCTCGTACCACTAGAGGGCCAGTGCCCTAG CTGTCAGAGTTCACTGCTCTGGGGAGACTTGGTGTGGCTGTCCAGGACGGGCATTGGGGAAGATGATGACGGCTCAGAAGCAGAAGAG GAGCACTGGACGGACTTGCTGGAGACCTGA
- the BOLA2B gene encoding bolA-like protein 2, translating into MAAAMELSAHYLREKLQRDLEAEHVEVEDTTPNRCATSFRVLVVSTKFEGKPLLQRHRLVNECLSEELPHIHAFEQKTLTPGQWAREQPK; encoded by the exons ATGGCTGCGGCCATGGAACTGAGCGCCCACTACCTCCGGGAGAAGCTGCAGCGGGACCTGGAAGCGGAGCATGTG GAGGTGGAGGACACGACCCCCAACCGCTGCGCCACCAGCTTCCGAGTCCTGGTGGTGTCCACCAAGTTCGAGGGGAAGCCACTGCTGCAGAGACACCG GCTGGTGAACGAATGTCTATCGGAAGAGCTCCCGCACATCCACGCGTTCGAGCAGAAAACCCTGACGCCGGGGCAGTGGGCCCGGGAACAACCGAAATGA
- the CORO1A gene encoding coronin-1A, translating into MSRQVVRSSKFRHVFGQPAKADQCYEDVRVSQTTWDSGFCAVNPKFVALICEASGGGAFLVLPLSKTGRVDKNAPTVCGHTAPVLDIAWCPHNDNVIASGSEDCTVMVWEIPDGGLTLPLREPVVTLEGHTKRVGIVAWHPTAQNVLLSAGCDNVILVWDVGTGAAVLTLGSDVHPDTIYSVDWSRDGALLCTSCRDKRVRIIEPRKGTVVAEKDRPHEGTRPVHAVFVSDGKILTTGFSRMSERQVALWDTKHLEEPLSLQELDTSSGVLLPFFDPDTNIVYLCGKGDSSIRYFEITSEAPYLHYLSMFSSKESQRGMGYMPKRGLEVNKCEIARFYKLHERKCEPIAMTVPRKSDLFQEDLYPPTAGPDPALTAEEWLGGRDAGPLLISLKDGYVPPKSRELCVNRGLSLTRKKTMPEATAAGSDTVSRLEEELRKLQATVQELQKRLDRLEDAVQAK; encoded by the exons ATGAGCCGGCAGGTGGTCCGCTCCAGCAAGTTCCGCCACGTGTTTGGACAGCCGGCCAAGGCCGATCAGTGCTATGAGGACGTGCGAGTCTCCCAGACTACCTGGGACAGTGGCTTCTGTGCCGTCAACCCCAAATTTGTGGCCCTGATCTGTGAGGCCAGCGGGGGCGGGGCCTTCCTGGTGCTGCCTCTGAGTAAG ACTGGTCGAGTGGACAAGAACGCACCTACAGTCTGCGGCCACACGGCCCCCGTGCTGGACATCGCCTGGTGCCCGCACAATGACAATGTCATTGCCAGTGGCTCTGAGGACTGCACCGTCATG GTGTGGGAGATCCCCGACGGGGGCTTGACTCTGCCCCTGCGGGAGCCTGTGGTCACCCTAGAGGGCCACACCAAGCGCGTGGGCATTGTGGCCTGGCACCCCACAGCTCAGAACGTGCTGCTCAGTGCAG GCTGCGACAATGTGATCCTCGTGTGGGACGTGGGCACTGGGGCGGCCGTGCTGACACTGGGCTCCGACGTGCACCCGGACACCATCTACAGCGTGGACTGGAGCCGCGACGGTGCACTCCTCTGCACTTCCTGCCGCGACAAGCGCGTGCGCATCATCGAGCCGCGCAAAGGCACAGTCGTGGCT GAGAAGGACCGTCCGCATGAGGGGACCCGTCCTGTGCACGCTGTGTTTGTGTCAGATGGGAAGATCCTGACCACGGGCTTCAGCCGCATGAGTGAGCGGCAGGTGGCGCTGTGGGACACG AAGCACCTGGAGGAGCCGCTGTCTCTGCAGGAGCTGGACACCAGCAGCGGCGTCCTGCTGCCCTTCTTCGACCCCGACACCAACATCGTCTACCTCTGCGGCAAG GGCGACAGCTCTATCCGCTACTTTGAGATCACCTCGGAGGCCCCGTACCTGCACTATCTCTCCATGTTCAGCTCCAAGGAGTCCCAGCGGGGTATGGGCTACATGCCCAAACGGGGCCTGGAAGTGAACAAGTGCGAGATCGCCAG ATTCTACAAGTTGCATGAGCGCAAATGTGAGCCCATTGCCATGACAGTGCCTAGAAAG TCGGACCTGTTCCAGGAGGACCTGTACCCACCCACTGCCGGGCCCGACCCTGCCCTCACAGCTGAGGAGTGGCTGGGTGGCCGAGATGCTGGGCCCCTCCTCATTTCTCTCAAGGATGGCTATGTGCCCCCAAAGAGCCGGGAGCTCTGTGTCAACCGGGGCCTGAGCTTGACACGCAAGAAGACAATGCCAGAGGCCACCGCCGCTGGCTCG GACACTGTCTCCaggctggaggaggagctgagGAAGCTGCAAGCCACTGTGCAAGAGCTACAGAAGCGCCTGGACAGGCTGGAGGATGCGGTGCAGGCCAAGTAG